TGAGAAAATTTTTCCACTACAGCCTAACGGACTTTTACTATGAATTAGCAGTAGAAGTAGCTAAAAGGTTAACCTCTTTTATGCCTTATTCAGCTAAGGTATTTTATACAAATAGTGGTACGGAGAGTGTAGAAGCCGCAATTAAGATAGCTAGAGGACATACTGGAAGGCAGTGGATAATAGGTTTTATTAATTCATTTCATGGAAGGACTTTAGGCTCTTTATCATTTACGTCAAGTAAAGCCATACAAAGGAAGTCTTTTTCTCCTTTATTGCCTTCCACATATTTAATCCCATATCCAGATAAAAGAAATCCATTGTGCAGTGATAATTGTACTGAAACCTTGATATCTTTTATAGAGGATTGGATTTTCAAGAAAATAGTAGATCCAAGTGAAGTTGCGGCGTTCATAGCTGAACCCATTCAAGGAGAAGGAGGAGTTATAGTACCACCATCAGACTTCTTTTACAAACTAAATAATCTGCTTAAAAAATATGGAATATTATTAATCATGGACGAAGTACAAACCGGAATAGGAAGAACTGGAAAGATGTTCGCGTTTGAGCACTTTAATGTAACTCCAGATATAGTGTGTTTAGCAAAGGCCATTGGCGGAGGAATTCCATTGGGGGCAGTAGTAGGTAGGAAGGAGATAATGGATTTACCACCAGGGTCACATGCCAATACCTTTGGTGGGAATCCTTTAGCTTTAGCTGCTTCTAAAGTAGTATTAGAAGAAGTTCCGAAGTTATTGGATCACGTGAGTAGTACAGGTAAAAAAATCATAGAGGAGTTAAAGGATACTAAATCCCCATATCTTTACGATGTTAGAGGAATGGGTCTGCTTATAGGTGCTGAGCTTAGAAAAGATAATAAGCCTTTCTATGAGGGCTTAGAAAAAGTTCTATATAACTCATTTAAGAGGGGAGTATTAGCTATAGGCGCTGGAGAATCTACAATTAGAATAGAACCACCACTAATAATAGATGAGGATCTGGCAT
The genomic region above belongs to Saccharolobus caldissimus and contains:
- a CDS encoding acetyl ornithine aminotransferase family protein, producing the protein MNKSIYEVIKEDEEYLMQSFKRWYPFVISHGKGAIVYDIEGKEYIDFNAGIGVLALGHGNEKIISAVNEQMRKFFHYSLTDFYYELAVEVAKRLTSFMPYSAKVFYTNSGTESVEAAIKIARGHTGRQWIIGFINSFHGRTLGSLSFTSSKAIQRKSFSPLLPSTYLIPYPDKRNPLCSDNCTETLISFIEDWIFKKIVDPSEVAAFIAEPIQGEGGVIVPPSDFFYKLNNLLKKYGILLIMDEVQTGIGRTGKMFAFEHFNVTPDIVCLAKAIGGGIPLGAVVGRKEIMDLPPGSHANTFGGNPLALAASKVVLEEVPKLLDHVSSTGKKIIEELKDTKSPYLYDVRGMGLLIGAELRKDNKPFYEGLEKVLYNSFKRGVLAIGAGESTIRIEPPLIIDEDLALKGTKIIKEEIEKL